One segment of Sinorhizobium sp. BG8 DNA contains the following:
- the cobG gene encoding precorrin-3B synthase, with the protein MTATILSVDSGRPSRATDALRRGACPSLSAPMQTGDGLLVRFRPFADGLPPASFAEIARLAALHGNGLIEVTMRGSLQIRGLSAESVSRLASAFIEAGIRWQNGIAVEVPPLAGGDPSEIADPRPIATAIRKIAADRNPPLALAPKLAIVVDGGGRLHLGESVADLRLDAIGMRGSALWRLAIGGDRQSARPVAEFLPEAVPQAVMAVLEKLASAGTGTRGRDLEIGGLISEARGQCDPEAEFANEPHPGFVGAHTIGGAPILGIGLRYGQVQSPTLSNLMKVLAEIGASEVLPSPGRALLIRGLERSTVPIAQAAARSAGFSVDGHEPGNFIAVCAGSLGCASGHFDTRAVADALVEKTPALFDGSISVHVSGCTKGCARPAPAALALSGTAAGIGLVLHGKAGDRPVARTSSQKISEALATIEALLERQRSQGISARGALDKIGEAVLAAAFQQGRQ; encoded by the coding sequence ATGACCGCGACGATTCTTTCGGTCGACAGCGGCAGGCCTTCTCGCGCAACCGATGCGCTGCGGCGCGGCGCATGCCCTTCCCTTTCCGCTCCGATGCAAACCGGCGACGGCCTGCTTGTCCGTTTTCGTCCGTTCGCGGACGGTCTCCCACCCGCCTCGTTCGCCGAAATTGCCCGTCTGGCGGCACTGCATGGCAACGGGCTGATCGAAGTGACGATGCGGGGCAGCCTCCAGATCCGGGGCCTGAGCGCAGAATCGGTAAGCCGCCTTGCAAGCGCTTTCATCGAGGCCGGGATCCGTTGGCAGAACGGCATCGCTGTCGAGGTCCCTCCCCTGGCCGGCGGTGACCCATCCGAAATTGCCGACCCGCGCCCGATCGCGACGGCAATCCGCAAAATCGCCGCCGATCGCAATCCACCGCTGGCGCTTGCGCCGAAGCTCGCAATCGTCGTCGATGGCGGCGGCAGGCTGCATCTCGGCGAAAGCGTCGCTGATCTTCGTCTTGATGCGATCGGCATGCGGGGATCCGCTCTCTGGCGCCTGGCAATCGGCGGCGACCGTCAATCCGCCAGACCTGTGGCAGAGTTCCTGCCCGAAGCCGTGCCGCAAGCCGTCATGGCAGTGCTCGAAAAACTGGCCAGTGCAGGCACTGGAACGAGAGGTCGCGATCTCGAAATCGGCGGACTCATTTCTGAAGCGCGTGGCCAATGCGACCCGGAAGCAGAATTCGCGAATGAGCCTCATCCAGGCTTCGTCGGGGCACACACAATTGGCGGGGCTCCGATCCTCGGCATCGGCCTTCGCTACGGGCAGGTTCAATCGCCGACGCTGTCGAACCTCATGAAGGTTCTCGCGGAAATCGGGGCGAGCGAAGTGCTGCCTTCACCGGGACGGGCTCTTCTCATTCGGGGGCTTGAGCGGTCGACGGTACCTATCGCTCAGGCCGCGGCACGTTCCGCAGGGTTTTCGGTCGACGGGCACGAGCCCGGAAACTTCATTGCCGTGTGTGCAGGCAGTTTGGGCTGCGCCTCGGGCCATTTCGATACCCGCGCGGTGGCAGACGCACTTGTCGAGAAGACCCCCGCTCTGTTCGACGGTTCCATATCCGTGCACGTGTCGGGCTGTACCAAGGGGTGCGCCCGCCCGGCACCGGCAGCGCTTGCGCTTTCGGGCACCGCCGCCGGAATTGGCCTCGTCTTGCACGGCAAGGCTGGCGACCGTCCCGTCGCGCGCACCTCTTCGCAGAAGATTTCCGAGGCTCTCGCGACGATTGAGGCCCTTCTGGAGAGGCAACGCTCGCAAGGGATATCTGCGCGCGGCGCCCTAGACAAGATCGGAGAGGCCGTCCTCGCGGCGGCATTTCAGCAAGGAAGGCAATGA
- a CDS encoding helix-turn-helix transcriptional regulator — protein MEKLSPKLLSMLDANHLRNLSWMEQSNADVLVHSSDVPQGYVVPVHSHRRTQFLCVFSGVVLVHSDRRRWMIPPGHALLIPRGLEHSVEMCSDVTMRSLYIYSPEGRASAPTPMVLEVTDLATQLLAEAARASRDEIQDRRNELIMTLLVEELGRLEERPLGLPFPANARLATLCRDYLDRPVPGAKIDDWAARLNMSRRSFTRFFREETGVSFATWRQQACIFACLPRLADGDAVTNVALDAGYENASAFTTMFKRMLGTPPRVYLRARQAPAAPPQL, from the coding sequence ATGGAAAAGCTGTCGCCGAAACTTCTATCGATGCTCGACGCCAACCATCTGCGAAATCTGTCGTGGATGGAGCAGTCGAACGCGGATGTTCTGGTCCACAGCTCCGATGTGCCGCAGGGCTATGTCGTCCCGGTCCACAGCCATCGCCGCACGCAGTTCCTGTGCGTTTTCTCGGGCGTGGTGCTCGTCCACTCGGACCGCCGCAGGTGGATGATTCCGCCCGGTCACGCGCTGCTGATCCCGCGCGGGCTCGAACATTCGGTCGAAATGTGCAGCGACGTCACCATGCGCTCGCTCTACATCTATTCACCAGAGGGTCGGGCATCCGCGCCAACGCCGATGGTGCTGGAGGTGACGGACCTAGCGACGCAACTTCTCGCCGAGGCGGCGCGGGCGAGCCGGGATGAGATCCAGGATCGCCGAAACGAGCTGATCATGACATTGCTCGTCGAAGAGCTGGGCAGGCTGGAGGAGCGCCCGCTCGGGCTGCCGTTCCCGGCAAACGCCAGGCTGGCCACGCTCTGTCGTGATTACCTCGATCGACCTGTGCCGGGAGCAAAGATTGACGATTGGGCCGCACGATTGAACATGAGTCGCCGCTCTTTCACCCGCTTCTTCAGGGAGGAAACCGGCGTGAGTTTCGCGACTTGGCGCCAGCAGGCCTGCATCTTCGCCTGTCTTCCCCGACTGGCGGATGGCGACGCCGTTACGAACGTAGCGCTCGATGCCGGTTATGAGAATGCGTCCGCTTTTACCACCATGTTCAAGCGCATGTTGGGGACGCCTCCCCGCGTCTATCTCCGGGCACGCCAGGCGCCTGCGGCGCCGCCACAGCTCTAG
- the cobF gene encoding precorrin-6A synthase (deacetylating): MRKLLVVGIGAGNPEHVTIQAINALNRADVLLIPVKGEEKAFLADLRRDICERYVSNPSSRIVEYAVPRRRSDGSYEGGVHDWHHAIAAIYENLLLTEVAENQIVALLVWGDPSLYDSTLRIVEHVRARGSVEFGIEVIPGITSIQALCASHAIPLNRIGLPVEITTGRRLAQEWPPGVDDIIVMLDGVEAYRTVESDDAEIYWGAYVGTPLEITLSGKIGEVREQIVETRRRAREANGWIMDTYLIRRNSSPEEGSGEQ, encoded by the coding sequence GTGAGAAAACTACTGGTCGTCGGGATAGGCGCGGGCAATCCCGAACACGTGACGATCCAGGCGATCAATGCGCTGAACCGCGCCGATGTTCTCCTGATTCCCGTGAAGGGAGAGGAGAAGGCGTTTCTCGCGGATCTGCGGCGCGACATCTGCGAGCGCTACGTTTCAAACCCGTCATCCCGGATCGTCGAATATGCGGTCCCCCGCAGGCGCTCCGATGGTAGCTATGAAGGCGGCGTGCACGACTGGCACCATGCCATCGCCGCAATCTATGAAAACCTGCTGCTGACCGAGGTCGCCGAAAACCAGATCGTGGCGCTGCTCGTCTGGGGCGATCCGAGCCTCTACGACAGCACGCTCCGCATTGTCGAGCATGTGAGGGCGCGCGGGTCGGTGGAGTTCGGCATCGAAGTCATACCGGGTATCACCAGCATCCAGGCACTCTGCGCCAGCCACGCAATTCCCCTCAACCGCATCGGGCTGCCCGTCGAGATTACGACAGGGCGCAGGCTCGCGCAGGAATGGCCGCCCGGCGTCGACGATATCATCGTGATGCTGGACGGTGTCGAAGCCTACCGTACGGTCGAAAGCGACGACGCTGAAATCTATTGGGGCGCCTATGTCGGCACGCCCCTGGAAATCACTCTCTCCGGCAAGATCGGCGAGGTGCGCGAACAGATCGTCGAGACCCGGCGCAGGGCTCGGGAGGCGAACGGCTGGATCATGGACACCTATCTGATCCGCCGCAATTCATCGCCGGAAGAGGGGAGCGGAGAACAATGA
- a CDS encoding precorrin-8X methylmutase codes for MTDYDYIKDGNAIYERSFAIIRAEADLSRFSEDEADVAVRMIHASGLVEAAEHFVFSADLVSSARHALRRGSAIFCDAEMVARGVTAARLPAGNDVICTLRDPRTPELAREIGNTRSAAAIRLWLERIEGSVVAIGNAPTALFYLLELLRDGAPKPAAILGMPVGFVGAAESKEALAENSYGVPYAIVRGRMGGSAMTAAALNSLARAGL; via the coding sequence ATGACTGACTACGACTATATCAAGGATGGCAATGCCATCTACGAACGATCATTCGCGATCATACGCGCCGAAGCCGACCTTTCCCGGTTTTCCGAGGACGAAGCCGATGTCGCCGTGCGCATGATTCATGCAAGCGGGCTGGTGGAAGCGGCCGAGCACTTCGTCTTCTCGGCGGATCTGGTATCGTCAGCGAGGCACGCCCTTCGCCGTGGCAGCGCCATATTCTGCGACGCCGAGATGGTCGCACGCGGCGTCACGGCCGCCCGCCTGCCGGCCGGAAACGACGTGATCTGCACGTTGCGCGATCCGCGCACGCCTGAACTCGCACGCGAAATCGGCAACACGCGGTCGGCGGCAGCCATCAGGCTTTGGCTCGAACGCATAGAGGGATCGGTGGTCGCCATCGGCAACGCCCCGACGGCACTCTTTTATCTCCTCGAGCTCCTGCGCGACGGTGCGCCGAAGCCGGCGGCGATACTCGGCATGCCGGTGGGCTTCGTGGGCGCGGCGGAATCCAAGGAAGCGCTCGCGGAAAACTCCTATGGCGTACCCTATGCCATCGTGCGTGGGCGCATGGGCGGTAGCGCGATGACGGCGGCAGCGCTGAATTCGCTCGCGAGGGCTGGCCTATGA